One region of Chryseobacterium muglaense genomic DNA includes:
- a CDS encoding glycoside hydrolase family 43 protein, with protein sequence MKTKNILNILSITAFSIASTYLNAQEKPYVSEVWTADQGKTYKNPILYADYSDPDVTRVGDDYYMTASSFNEAPGLPILHSKDMVNWKLVNYALPDVLPAKNFSTPKRGDGVWAPAIRFHQGEFYIYWGDPDFGIYMVKTKNPLGKWDEPVLVMEGKGLIDSCPFWDEDGNAYLVHGWAGSRAGVKSLLSINKMNAEGTKVLDKGVHIFDGHDAHPTVEGPKMYKRNGYYYIFAPAGGVATGWQLVLRSKNIYGPYEEKIVLEQGKTKINGPHQGAWVDTPSGEDWFYHFQDVDAGGRIVHLQPMKWEKDWPVMGIDNDKNGIGEPVLTYKKPNVGKTYPIVTPPETDEFDGEKLGLQWQWSANENIVWSSKLPGQKFLRLFSMKMGENDKNLWNVPNLLTQKFPAPNFAASTKVKLTPEDAKEGKTAGLLVMGMDHASVVITNKTDGYYVQLRKAEKAEKGGEEKVLFEAKLKSNEAYFKVNVNEPNGICTFSYSENGKNFIKVGEPFQAKPGKWIGAKVGLYSVSTQKANRGGYADFEYFRITKN encoded by the coding sequence ATGAAGACAAAAAATATTTTAAATATACTTTCAATAACCGCCTTTTCTATTGCATCAACTTATCTGAATGCACAGGAAAAACCATACGTTTCAGAAGTCTGGACTGCCGATCAGGGAAAAACGTACAAAAACCCAATCTTGTATGCAGATTATTCTGACCCGGATGTTACCCGTGTTGGTGATGATTATTATATGACCGCTTCAAGTTTCAATGAAGCTCCGGGATTACCAATTCTTCATTCAAAAGATATGGTCAACTGGAAATTGGTGAACTATGCTTTGCCTGACGTTTTACCTGCAAAGAATTTCAGCACTCCTAAAAGAGGTGACGGAGTTTGGGCTCCTGCAATCCGTTTTCATCAAGGTGAATTCTACATTTATTGGGGTGACCCCGATTTCGGAATTTATATGGTGAAAACCAAAAATCCGTTAGGAAAATGGGACGAACCTGTTTTGGTCATGGAAGGCAAAGGTTTAATCGATTCTTGTCCGTTCTGGGATGAAGACGGAAATGCTTACTTAGTTCACGGTTGGGCAGGAAGTCGTGCAGGAGTAAAAAGTTTACTTTCCATCAATAAAATGAATGCGGAAGGAACAAAAGTTTTAGATAAAGGAGTTCATATTTTTGACGGACATGATGCTCATCCAACCGTTGAAGGTCCGAAGATGTATAAAAGAAACGGTTATTACTATATTTTCGCTCCCGCAGGCGGAGTTGCTACAGGTTGGCAATTGGTGTTAAGGTCTAAAAACATTTACGGTCCTTATGAAGAGAAAATAGTTCTAGAACAGGGAAAAACAAAAATAAATGGCCCGCATCAGGGAGCGTGGGTAGATACGCCTTCAGGTGAAGACTGGTTCTATCATTTTCAGGATGTTGATGCAGGTGGAAGAATCGTGCATTTGCAACCTATGAAATGGGAAAAAGACTGGCCTGTAATGGGAATCGATAATGACAAAAACGGAATTGGCGAACCAGTTTTAACGTATAAAAAACCTAACGTTGGTAAAACTTATCCAATCGTTACTCCACCGGAAACTGATGAATTTGATGGTGAAAAATTAGGTTTACAATGGCAATGGAGCGCCAACGAGAATATCGTTTGGTCGTCAAAACTTCCTGGACAGAAATTCCTGAGATTGTTCTCCATGAAAATGGGTGAAAATGATAAAAACCTTTGGAATGTTCCGAATCTTTTGACTCAAAAATTTCCGGCTCCGAATTTTGCAGCTTCCACTAAAGTTAAATTAACTCCGGAAGATGCTAAAGAAGGAAAAACTGCAGGACTTTTGGTAATGGGAATGGACCACGCATCAGTTGTTATTACGAATAAAACTGACGGATATTATGTTCAGTTAAGAAAAGCCGAAAAGGCGGAAAAAGGTGGTGAAGAAAAAGTATTGTTTGAAGCTAAATTAAAATCAAACGAAGCTTATTTTAAAGTAAACGTCAACGAGCCGAACGGAATTTGCACATTCAGTTACAGCGAAAACGGTAAGAATTTTATAAAAGTTGGCGAGCCATTTCAGGCAAAACCAGGAAAATGGATTGGCGCTAAAGTAGGATTATATTCTGTAAGCACACAGAAAGCAAACCGTGGTGGATATGCAGATTTCGAATATTTCAGAATAACTAAAAACTAA
- a CDS encoding glycoside hydrolase family 28 protein: MKKSFKIISLAAVMLFSGQMYAQNKDIYTGIEFKMPQVKETSFPANTVSIKDFGGVAGGKVKNTDAFKKAIDALVKKGGGKLVVPRGMWLTGPIVLQSNINLHIEEGAFVVFSKDKNDYPLVDVSFEGLETIRCQSPISAKNAKNIAITGKGVIDGSGDAWRAIKKSKMAESQWKEIVKSGGILSKDGKNWYPSESYKKGFESSSSFNVPDKISKSELESVKDFLRPVMVSIVGCDQVLLDGPTFQNSPAWNLHPLMTSNLILRNLTVRNPWYSQNGDGVDLESCKNVLIYDNTFDVGDDAICIKSGKNEDGRKRGMPTENVIIKNNVVYHGHGGFVIGSEMSGGARNIHVSDCTFIGTDIGLRFKTTRGRGGVVENIYVKNIDMINIPTQTIGFNMFYEGASPVLEDGQKEEGNKAPEKVYPVTEETPIFRNIYFKNINAVNSDEAITINGLAEMNIKNIVIEDSQFDTKKALTIVDADGITLKNVKLTYSEGTGAVVYNSKNVDLSTLQLQSSQKPTIKVLGNKTSAVKLPKDVKGEQLSISKEVAKNSVK; encoded by the coding sequence ATGAAGAAGTCGTTTAAAATCATCAGTCTTGCTGCAGTTATGCTTTTTTCAGGACAGATGTATGCTCAAAATAAAGATATTTACACAGGAATAGAGTTTAAAATGCCTCAGGTGAAAGAAACTTCTTTTCCGGCGAATACAGTTTCTATTAAAGATTTTGGAGGTGTTGCAGGAGGTAAAGTAAAAAATACCGACGCTTTCAAAAAAGCAATCGACGCTTTGGTAAAAAAAGGTGGTGGAAAGCTTGTCGTTCCAAGAGGAATGTGGTTAACCGGACCAATTGTATTGCAAAGCAACATCAATTTACATATTGAAGAAGGAGCTTTTGTGGTTTTCAGTAAAGATAAAAACGATTATCCTTTGGTGGATGTAAGTTTTGAAGGGTTGGAAACGATTCGTTGCCAGTCACCTATTTCTGCAAAAAACGCAAAAAATATTGCAATTACAGGAAAAGGGGTAATTGATGGAAGCGGTGATGCATGGAGAGCCATCAAAAAAAGTAAAATGGCAGAGTCTCAATGGAAAGAAATCGTAAAATCAGGCGGAATTCTTTCTAAAGACGGAAAAAATTGGTATCCTTCAGAAAGCTATAAAAAAGGATTCGAAAGCAGCTCAAGCTTCAATGTTCCCGATAAAATTTCAAAATCTGAACTGGAATCTGTAAAAGACTTTCTTCGTCCGGTAATGGTAAGCATCGTTGGTTGTGACCAGGTTCTATTAGATGGACCTACTTTCCAGAATTCTCCGGCTTGGAACTTACATCCATTAATGACATCCAACCTTATTTTAAGAAATCTTACGGTAAGAAATCCTTGGTATTCTCAAAATGGTGACGGTGTAGATTTAGAATCTTGTAAGAATGTTTTAATTTACGACAATACTTTTGATGTAGGTGACGATGCGATTTGTATTAAATCAGGAAAAAATGAGGACGGAAGAAAAAGAGGAATGCCAACTGAAAATGTAATCATTAAAAATAATGTGGTTTATCACGGTCACGGAGGTTTCGTTATTGGAAGCGAAATGTCTGGTGGAGCTAGAAATATTCACGTATCAGATTGTACATTTATTGGAACTGATATCGGTCTTCGTTTCAAAACAACTCGTGGAAGAGGTGGTGTTGTTGAAAATATTTATGTAAAAAACATCGATATGATTAATATTCCAACTCAAACGATTGGTTTTAATATGTTCTATGAAGGAGCTTCTCCAGTTTTGGAGGACGGACAAAAAGAAGAAGGAAATAAAGCTCCCGAAAAAGTATATCCTGTAACTGAGGAAACTCCGATTTTCAGAAATATTTATTTTAAAAATATCAATGCCGTAAATTCTGACGAAGCAATTACCATCAATGGTTTGGCTGAAATGAATATTAAAAATATCGTGATTGAAGATTCTCAGTTTGATACCAAAAAAGCATTAACAATCGTTGATGCAGACGGAATTACATTGAAAAACGTAAAACTTACGTACAGTGAAGGAACCGGAGCCGTTGTTTACAACAGTAAAAATGTAGATTTATCTACCCTTCAGTTACAATCTTCTCAAAAACCAACAATTAAAGTTTTAGGAAATAAAACTTCTGCGGTAAAACTTCCAAAAGATGTAAAAGGTGAGCAATTAAGCATTTCGAAAGAAGTTGCTAAAAATAGTGTAAAGTAA
- a CDS encoding alpha/beta hydrolase, with protein MSFHKLYFLFVFFVGAKAFGQTKPNATPYTNEATYEKFKKKYPFITSLNRPVPSNILIDKDIEYANINGLSLKADIYYPKDQSKKYPGIALVHGGGWISGSKENEKFMAQELASKGYVAIAVGYRLSEVAKYPAAIDDVNTAIEFLKKNRKKYSLNTKKMAILGESAGAQIATLVGVKSKGKIKAIVNVDGVVSFIHEESGKEGTYDAFWLGYAHKDNPEIWKDASPLEFVDKNTAPTLFINSSQPRFHAGRDDMMKKLKSYGTFTEFHEIKDTPHSFWSAEPWFTETLNLTVDFLDKMLK; from the coding sequence ATGAGTTTTCACAAACTATATTTTCTTTTTGTTTTTTTTGTAGGAGCAAAAGCATTCGGTCAGACAAAGCCGAATGCTACTCCTTACACAAATGAAGCAACATATGAAAAATTTAAAAAGAAGTATCCATTTATTACTTCTTTGAACAGACCAGTTCCATCGAATATTTTAATTGATAAGGATATAGAATATGCCAATATCAATGGATTATCTTTAAAAGCAGATATTTATTATCCGAAAGACCAGTCTAAAAAATATCCGGGAATTGCTTTGGTTCACGGTGGCGGCTGGATTTCTGGCTCTAAGGAAAACGAAAAATTTATGGCTCAGGAATTGGCATCAAAAGGTTACGTTGCCATTGCAGTTGGTTATCGATTGAGTGAAGTGGCAAAATATCCTGCAGCAATTGACGATGTAAATACTGCGATTGAATTTTTAAAGAAAAACAGAAAAAAGTATTCTCTAAATACTAAAAAAATGGCAATTTTAGGAGAATCTGCCGGAGCTCAAATAGCAACTTTGGTAGGTGTAAAATCTAAAGGAAAAATAAAAGCCATTGTCAATGTAGATGGAGTTGTTTCTTTTATCCACGAAGAATCGGGAAAAGAAGGAACTTACGATGCATTCTGGCTCGGTTATGCTCACAAAGACAATCCGGAAATCTGGAAAGATGCATCACCATTAGAATTTGTTGATAAAAATACAGCTCCTACTCTATTCATCAATTCATCGCAACCTCGTTTCCATGCAGGAAGAGACGACATGATGAAAAAACTGAAAAGCTATGGAACCTTCACAGAATTTCACGAAATCAAAGATACCCCACATTCATTTTGGTCTGCAGAACCTTGGTTCACAGAAACATTGAATCTTACAGTGGATTTTTTAGATAAAATGTTGAAATAG
- a CDS encoding pectinesterase family protein: MKKLFLILLISATNFILAQNPYITITVAQDGSGQFTSIQKAITSIRDLGPGEALVKIKAGTYHEKIVIPSSKHKITLQGENKENTIITNDDYSGKIDALNEKMTTFNSYTLLIMSDDIKISDVMIQNSSCNQGQAVALHVEGDRFSIKNSKILGCQDTVYTGGNHSRQFYENCYIEGTTDFLFGSATVIFKNCTIKSLANSYITAASTDQSKKFGYVFFDCKLIAKEGINKVFLGRPWRPYAKTVFINTEMGKHIVPEGWNPWKGDKMFPDKDKTAYYAEFGSKGEGGKTENRVTWSHQLTKKEAKKYTLKNIFGDWKPNMSNK, encoded by the coding sequence ATGAAAAAACTATTTTTAATACTTCTCATTTCTGCAACCAATTTTATATTGGCTCAAAATCCGTACATCACAATAACCGTTGCACAGGACGGAAGCGGGCAATTCACCTCCATTCAAAAAGCCATCACTTCAATCAGAGACCTTGGTCCGGGCGAAGCTTTAGTAAAAATAAAAGCAGGAACGTATCACGAAAAAATAGTCATTCCTTCTTCAAAACACAAAATCACTTTACAAGGCGAAAATAAAGAAAACACCATCATTACCAACGATGATTATTCCGGAAAAATCGATGCTTTGAATGAGAAAATGACCACTTTCAATTCGTATACGCTTTTAATTATGTCTGATGATATTAAAATTTCTGATGTAATGATACAAAACAGCTCTTGTAACCAGGGACAAGCTGTTGCTCTTCATGTGGAAGGTGACCGTTTCAGTATTAAAAATTCTAAGATTTTGGGTTGTCAGGACACCGTTTATACAGGTGGAAATCACAGCAGACAATTCTACGAAAACTGTTATATCGAAGGAACTACAGACTTTCTTTTTGGTTCGGCAACTGTAATATTTAAAAACTGTACAATAAAAAGTTTAGCCAATTCTTACATCACAGCAGCATCAACAGACCAAAGTAAAAAATTTGGGTATGTATTTTTCGACTGTAAATTAATTGCGAAAGAAGGCATCAATAAAGTATTCTTGGGAAGACCTTGGAGACCGTATGCAAAAACAGTTTTTATCAATACAGAAATGGGGAAACATATCGTTCCCGAAGGCTGGAATCCTTGGAAAGGCGACAAAATGTTTCCAGATAAAGATAAAACCGCTTATTACGCAGAATTCGGAAGCAAAGGCGAAGGTGGAAAAACTGAAAACCGTGTAACATGGTCTCATCAATTAACAAAAAAAGAGGCAAAAAAATATACACTTAAAAATATTTTCGGAGACTGGAAGCCGAATATGAGTAATAAATAA
- a CDS encoding rhamnogalacturonan acetylesterase codes for MKKILLILSVVISTFTFAQKKPTLFLIGDSTMANKDNPDKNPEHGWGQVLGQFLTPNIELQNHAMNGRSSKSFRTEGRWDKVEKQLKKGDFVIIQFGHNDQKLKDSTKFTNPHTQYRANLERYVNETRAKGATPILMTSITRRNFNENGVLIDTHTDYPLVVRMVANDMKVAFVDMQLLTEQMEISAGPEKSKLLHLHFKAGENPYYDKDKADDTHLSKLGAETVAKLAVKDLKKLKTGLEKYIK; via the coding sequence ATGAAAAAAATACTTTTAATCTTAAGCGTTGTAATTTCAACCTTTACATTTGCTCAGAAAAAACCAACCCTTTTTCTGATTGGCGATTCTACAATGGCAAACAAAGACAATCCCGATAAAAACCCAGAACATGGATGGGGACAGGTTTTAGGTCAGTTTTTAACACCCAATATTGAACTTCAAAATCATGCAATGAACGGAAGGAGCTCAAAAAGTTTCAGAACAGAAGGAAGATGGGATAAAGTTGAAAAACAATTGAAAAAAGGTGATTTTGTAATTATCCAATTTGGGCATAACGATCAAAAATTAAAGGATTCTACAAAATTTACCAATCCACATACTCAATACAGAGCCAATTTGGAAAGATACGTTAATGAAACCCGAGCAAAAGGTGCCACGCCGATTTTAATGACTTCCATCACAAGAAGAAATTTCAACGAAAACGGTGTTTTAATCGACACTCATACAGATTATCCTTTGGTGGTAAGAATGGTAGCGAATGACATGAAAGTTGCTTTTGTAGATATGCAATTACTGACCGAACAAATGGAAATTTCAGCAGGTCCGGAAAAATCAAAATTGTTGCACTTACATTTCAAAGCAGGAGAAAATCCTTATTACGATAAAGATAAAGCAGACGATACGCATTTATCGAAATTAGGTGCAGAAACCGTTGCAAAACTGGCGGTTAAAGATTTGAAAAAACTGAAAACTGGTTTAGAGAAATATATTAAATAA
- a CDS encoding cupin domain-containing protein, giving the protein MNFKKEPFFDGNSEWEDLGGGVSRQFVGYNSQVMMVIVKFEKDAIGALHQHFHSQITYVASGKFEVTVDQETKILHQGDGFFAQPNIFHGVKCLESGQLIDAFTPFREDFLKG; this is encoded by the coding sequence ATGAATTTCAAAAAAGAACCATTTTTCGATGGCAATTCAGAATGGGAAGATTTGGGAGGCGGAGTTTCCAGACAATTTGTAGGGTACAATTCCCAAGTAATGATGGTGATTGTAAAATTTGAAAAAGATGCTATTGGAGCGCTACATCAACATTTTCATTCCCAAATTACATATGTTGCTTCCGGAAAATTTGAAGTAACCGTTGATCAGGAAACCAAAATCTTACATCAAGGTGATGGTTTTTTCGCTCAACCTAATATTTTCCATGGCGTAAAATGTTTGGAATCCGGACAACTGATTGATGCTTTCACTCCCTTCAGAGAAGATTTTCTGAAAGGTTAA
- a CDS encoding alpha/beta hydrolase produces MKKTFFLFIIFLFTQIPAQEKILFWPKGEMPNSKILASKTKKKKVLAELKEPELFAFLPPIKERKQMSVIIIPGGGYSKLTYDEGAFQIAKWMNTLGISAFVLNYRLPTSTDLIQREIAPLQDAQAAIKYIRKNAEQWKISPNLVGVVGTSAGGHLATSVSNISIDYTELKGDLADISTIPDFAVLFCPVIDLGEFAHKGSRNSLLGENASEEKITEYSMQNRVTEKTPPTILFHNQDDTAVPPMNSILYYKAMTKNKVKGSLFIFPKGGHRFFVTDKNALSENWKKLCADWLFSISNK; encoded by the coding sequence ATGAAAAAAACCTTTTTCCTCTTCATTATTTTTCTTTTTACACAAATTCCCGCTCAGGAAAAAATATTATTCTGGCCAAAAGGTGAAATGCCTAATTCCAAAATTTTAGCTTCAAAAACAAAAAAGAAAAAAGTTTTAGCAGAACTGAAAGAGCCTGAACTTTTTGCTTTTTTACCTCCTATAAAAGAGAGAAAGCAAATGTCGGTTATCATTATTCCTGGTGGTGGTTATTCAAAGCTAACTTATGATGAAGGCGCTTTTCAAATCGCAAAATGGATGAATACTTTGGGAATCTCTGCTTTTGTTTTGAACTACAGATTGCCTACTTCTACAGATTTAATTCAAAGAGAAATTGCTCCGCTTCAGGATGCTCAGGCTGCAATTAAATATATCAGAAAAAATGCTGAACAGTGGAAAATTTCGCCAAATTTAGTTGGAGTTGTAGGAACTTCTGCAGGCGGACATTTAGCAACTTCGGTAAGTAACATTAGTATAGATTACACCGAATTAAAAGGTGACTTAGCAGACATTTCTACTATTCCTGACTTTGCCGTTTTGTTTTGTCCGGTTATCGATTTGGGTGAATTTGCTCACAAAGGAAGTCGAAACAGTTTGCTTGGAGAAAATGCTTCAGAGGAAAAAATCACAGAATATTCCATGCAAAATCGTGTGACCGAAAAAACACCGCCAACAATTTTGTTTCATAATCAAGATGATACAGCAGTTCCACCCATGAATAGCATTTTATATTACAAAGCCATGACTAAAAATAAAGTGAAAGGTTCTTTATTTATTTTTCCTAAAGGCGGACATCGTTTTTTTGTTACTGATAAAAATGCGTTGAGCGAAAATTGGAAGAAACTTTGTGCAGACTGGCTTTTCAGCATCAGTAATAAGTAA